The nucleotide sequence GTCTTGGGAGCGCAGGTCCACCTCGGCCCCCAGCGCCAGCAGGTCGTGGGCGAGATTCCAGGTAAACGAATCGCGGTTGTCGAGCAGCAGCACCCGCAGCGGCGTTCGCGCAGGCGCGGGAGGCGAGTGCCAGGGCACACCCGGCACCGGGGGCTGCCCCGCCTGCGCCGGTCTGCCCGGCACCCCCGCCAGCACGCTCAGGAGGGCCTGCGCCTTGTGGACCGTCTCGCGGGCTTCGCGGGCGGGGTCGGCATCTATGACGGTGCCCCCGCCCGCCCGGACAGTAACCGTCCAGGTGGGGAGGGACTCAAGGCCATCTGCCATCCGCCTTCTGCCATCCGCCACAAACCCCGCCGTCCGAATCAGAATATTCACGTCCACCCGCCGCCCGCTGACCAGCCCGACGCCGCCCGTGTACCAGCCGCGCAGTCCCGGTTCGAGTGCGGCAATCGCGTCCATCACGCGGGCTTTGGGCGCACCCGTAATCGTGCCGCCGGGAAAGGTGGCGGCGAGCAGTTCGCGCAGGGTCAGCCCTGGCCGCGCCCGCGCCCGCACTTCGGAAACGAGGTGCATGACGTGGCTGTAACGCTCCACCAGCATCAGGTCGGGCACATGCACCGTGCCGGGGGCCGCCGCCGCGCCGAGATCGTGCCGCACGAGGTCCACCAGCATGGTGTGTTCGGCCACTTCCTTGGGACTGCCGCGCAACTCGGTTTCAAAGGCGGCGTCCTCGGCGGGCGTGTCCCCGCGCCGCCGCGTTCCGGCAATCGGGCGGGCGCTGATGCTCCCCTCCTCCCAGTCCACCAGCCGCTCCGGGCTGCACGACACCACCACTTCTGCGCCCAGGTCGAAAAAGGCCATGAACGGGCTGGGATTGACCTCGCGCAGCCGCAGATACGCCGCCAGCGGGTCGCCCTGCGCCGGGGCCGCCACGCCGCGTGAAAGGTTGACCTGATACACCTCGCCCGCCCGGATCAGTTCCTGAATCTGCCGCACGCCGCTCACGTAGTCCACGTCGTCCGCGCCGAAGTCGCCCACCGTCAGCGTGGGCCGGGGTGCAGGGGCACTTTTCAGCAGGGCGTCCCAGTCCAGATGCGGCTCCCCGACGACTTCCAGCGTCCCGGCTTCCCGGTCCCAGACCAGCCCCGAGGGATACCAGCCCCACCACTGCGCCGCCCCCGAAGGCGGGTGCGCGGCCAGCCCGAACTCGCGGGCGGCTTCGTACTTCAGGCCACCGAGCCACGCGGGAAAAAAGGTGCCCGTGTCAGGCCGTTCGGGGAGGGTGTGCTGGATTAGGGTAGGAGCAGCGCTCAGGAACGAAAAGCGGGCGTAGGGCAGCACCGGCCCCAGCGATTCGAGCAGGGCGAGACCGGGCAGGCCAGCGGCGCGCAGGCGCAGGAGAACGTCGGCGGGGGAAAGCACAGAGCAAGGGTAAGGGGTAGGCCCCGGCCTCAGCTTCCGTCAGGGGTCAGCCGACGCTCCAACCCCGCCTTGACCCCGGCCCACTCGCTGCTCAGGACGCTGAACACCACCGAGTCACGGGCGTAGCCGTCGGGCCGCACCTGGTATTGGCGCAGTGTGCCTTCACGCACCGCGCCCAGCTTTTCCACCGCGCGGAGGCTGCGGGCGTTGCGGCTGTCCACCTTGAACTGCACCCGGCCCGCGCCCAGCACCTCGAAGGCGCGGGTGAGCAGCAGCAGTTTGGCCTCGGGGTTGGCGAAGGTGCCCTGGCCCGGCGGCAGCAGCATGGTCCCGACCTCCACCCAGCGGTCGTCGGGCCGGGCCTCGCTGTAGCTGATGCGCCCCAGCACCTCGCCCGCTGGCCCCAGCACCGCCCAGTTCACGCGGTGCGGCGCCGCGTTCAGCCGCTCGATGTGCTCGGCCCACGCCTCGGGCGTGTTTTGCTGCGGGCCGCCCCGCGCCAGAAATTCCACCGTCTGCGTGTCGGCAGCGGCGGCCATGCGTGCGGCGTGGGCGGTGGTCAGGGCCGCCAGGACAACGAAGCGGCCCCGCATCTCTATGGGGCGCGTCCATTCCTGGGCGGGAGCGGGATGGGCAGGCAGCATGTCCCCAGGATAGGTCCGGTCAGGTCCGGCTCACCTTCTGGCGGCCCATCAGGGCGCGGCCCAGCGTGACTTCGTCGGTGTATTCCAGCGAGCCGCCCACCGGCACCCCGTAGGCGATGCGGCTGATGTCGGCCCCCAGCGGTTCGAGCAGGCGCTGAAGGTAAAGCGCGGTGGCGTCGCCTTCCACCGTCGTGCCCGTCGCCAGAATCACTTCCATGCCCTGTTGCACGCGCGGCAGCAGCGGCTTGATGTGCAGCTTGTCGGGGCCGACGCCGTTCATCGGACTCAGGACGCCGTGCAGGACGTGGTACAGCCCCCGGTACTCGCCGCTGCGCTCGATGGCGATGACGTCGCCGGGTTCTTCCACCACGCAGATGGTCTGCTGGTCGCGGCTGGTGTCGGCGCACACGTCGCATTTCTCGGCGTCGGTGATGTTGAAGCAGATGGGGCAGACGTGCAGGTCACGTTTGGCTTCCAGCAGCGCCGAAGCGAGGCGCTCGATGTCCTCACGCGGCTGCTCGAACAGGTGAAAGGCGAGCCGCTGCGCACTCTTGGGGCCGATGCCCGGCAAGCGCGAGAGTTCACGGATGAGCGAAACGAGGGAAGGAGGATATTTCATGGTTTGCCTCTGAAGGTCGAAGGGTCTAAAGGTCTAATACGGATTCCGCTTAATTCCTGCACAGTCGGGAAAGCGCCGCCTGTGCATCCATATCGCGAAATCCGTATCTTTTCCTACTCCTTTCAGTCGGATTGAATCCAGCAGATTTCTGGATTCAATCGGAATCCGTATAAGAGTCTAAGGGAAGTCTTCTTAGACCCTTAGACTCCTAGAGCAGTTCTCCGAATTACGTGATGCGCGGAACGGCACCCCGCATCACTGCATTCTCTCCTGCGGAGCTTTGCAAGTCCGCCCTGCTCAGTGTTTTGCACTCGCTCCGCTCGCCAAAAAGACGTTGCGTCTTTTTGTCAAATGCTCTAGACCCTTAGACAGCCGAGCGTCAGCGAGTGCTCAGAAGCCGGGAATGCCCAGGCCCGCCGTCGCCTCGCGTTGCAGGCCCTCGGCCTTCTCGGCGGCGTCGTTGATGGCGGCCAGAATCAGGTCCTCAAGAGCTTCCACGTCGTCGCCGTCCACGGCTTCAGGCTTGATTTTCAGGGTCTGCACCTTGCCGTGGCCGTTCATGGTGACCGTCACCAGACCGCTGGCGGTGCCTTCCACCGTCTGCGCGGCCAGGTCGTCCTGAATCTTGGTGGCGGCGAGCTGCGCCTGCTGCATCTGCTTCATCAGCTTCTTCATGTCCATACGTCCGCACAGTCTAGCGGCTGCTCTCCCCTGCCGGCAGGACACACAGCACGGTTGGGCCGGGACCGCAAGTGAAACCCGAGACCGCGCCTGACCTGTCAAATGCTAAGCTGAGCGGGATGAAGTCCCTGGCCTACAGTCTGGATGCCCTCGACGAGCGAATCTTGCAGGAATTGCAGCAGGACTCGCGCCTGAGCATGCGCGAACTCGGGCGGCGCATCGGGCTGTCGGCCCCCGCCGTGACCGAGCGGGTGCGCCGCATGGAAGACGCCGGCGTGATTCTGGGCTACGGCGTGCGCGTCGCCACCAAGCCGCTGGGCCGCTCCATCAGCGCCTTTATCGGCGTCAAGGACTCGGGCCGCAACGACCCCGCGCTGATTCGCTGGGCCAAAGACCGCGACGGCGTGCTCGAATGCCACTCGGTCACGGGCGACAACTCCTGCATGCTCAAGGTGGCCGTGTCCGACGTGGCCGAACTGGAAGAACTGCTGGGCGAACTCATCGACCTGGGCTTTACCTGCGACACGTCCATCGTGCTGAGCACGCCGCTGGAGGGGAAATTGCTGTTGCCGCCGCAGTAGGCGGATGGCAGAAGGCCGATGGCTGATGGCAAAAAGCTGAAGGCTCTCCAGTCGCACGTAGACCAAAGAGCCTTTGACTTTGGGGTGAAGCTCAGAGCAGCGGCATCAAGCAAAAGCTTTTAAGCCATCTGCTCTCTGCCATCTGCCCTTACCGGCGTCCCCCGAACATCCCGATCAGGTCGTCCAGCGCGTTGCCGTCGCCGTCACGGTCCAGGGTGCGGTTGAGGGTGCCGAGCAGGTCGCCCGCCTGTCCCATCTGCCCGCCCATCTGGGGCTGCGCCTGCCCGCCGGGGAAGCCGGGGAACATGGCCCCGCCGCTGCTCTGGGGCTGCTGGTAGGGCTGAGTCTGCTGGTAAGGCTGGCCCTGGGGCTGAGCGCCGCCGAGCATCCCGCCCAGCAGTCCGCCGAGGATGGAGCCGAGGCCACCCATCTGGCCGCCCATGCCACCGGGCAGGCCCATTTGACCGCCCATGTTGCCGCCCATCTGCCCGCCCTGGGCGCGGGAGCGGTTGCTGAGGTAGCTCAGGATCAGGGGGGCGACCATCATCAGAATCTGCATCGCCATCTGGGGGTTGATGCCGGCACGCTGGCTCAGGGCGTTGGCCGCCGCCTGCTGCCGGCCGCCGAACACGTGGCCCAGAATCTTCTGGCCTTCGTTGAGGTCAGGCATCTGGCCCTGCTGAAAGCCGAGGATGGCGCTGTCGTCGTGCTGGTTGACCGCCGCCGCGAGCGCGTCGAGGCCGCCGGGCTGCGCGGCGTTGCGGGTCATCGCGCCCAGAAGCAGGGGCACGGCGGCTTCGAGGGCCGATTCGGTCTGGCGGGGGTCGGTGCCGAGTTGGTTGCTGACCTGCTGCTGGGCCTGGCCCATACCGCCGAGCATGTTGAAAATGTCCATCATGGTGGGTGTCCTCCTGGGTGACGCTCTGGGTGAAGTGGTGTTCAGGCTAGGTCACAACCGGACCGAAACGGCCCAGGCCGGGTTGCGGGTTTGTTTATACGGATTCCGATTGAATCTGGTAGTTTCAGATTCAATCCGAGCGGATGCGAGTAGGAAAAAATACGGATTCCGCGATATGGATGCACAGGCGGCGCTTTCCCGACTGTGCAGGAATTAAGCGGAATCCGTATTAGAGGCGGAGGGCAGAGGACCGATGGCCCGCTCTGGCTCCAGCTGAGGCAAGCCATCTGCCATCTGCAATTGGCCTTCAGCCTTCCGCCATTGTGCCTATACCGCCGCGCCGCCGCTGGCCTCTATCCTCCCCTCTCCTGTTCGGCATAACGGGGTGGAGGTGGATTCTGAATGCTCTGGATGTAGGCCCTTCGGCACTGTACGCCGCACTTTTTCGGCTGGGATTCCGGCGGCAGTTCGCCTATCTGCAAGCGGCGGTGTGGGGGCTGGTCACCAACCTGTTTTTCGGGGCGCTGCGAATTTCCATTCTGCTGGCCCTCTTTGACGGCAGGCCACAAGTGGCCGGGCTGACGGGTGCGGACGCGGTCACGTATGTGGCCCTGACGCAGACCTTTATCGCGTCGTTCGCGCTGTTCGGCTGGTCCGACCTGATGCGGACGATTCACCGGGGCGAGGTCGCCACCGACCTGCTGCGCCCGCTGCCGCTGCTGGGGTTCTGGACCGCGCAGGACGCGGGGCGGGCGGCGGGACAGTTCGTGCTGCGCGGGGTGCCGATGCTGCTGCTGTTCGCGCTGCTGTGGGACGCGAGGCTGCCCGCCGACCCGCTGCCCACGGCGCTGAGCGCGGTGCTGGCGTGGGCCTGCGGCTTCGGCTACCGCTTTCTGGTCAACTGCGCGGCCTTCTGGTCCCCCGACGCGGTGGGCATCGGGCGCTTTGCCTGGGTGCTGCTGGGGCTGGGCTGCGGCTTTCTGATGCCGCTGCGCCTGTTTCCCGACCCGCTGCAAGCGGCGCTGGCCTACACGCCTTTTCCGCACATGCTGAATACGACGGTGGAACTGTGGCTGGGCCTGAAAATGGGCGCGGAAGTCTGGCAGGCGCTCGCCCTGCAAGCGGGCTGGACGCTGGCGCTGTTCGGGCTGTGCGCGTGGGTGCTGCGGCGCGGGCTGCGACGTCTGGAGGTGGCCGGAGGATGAAGAAGGTTTCCGGGTCGCCCCCCCTCCCCGACCCTCTGCAAGCAGCTCATACGAGTCCCCCGCAGGTGGGGAGGGAGCAACAACGCCTTCTGCCATCGGCCATCCGCCATCTGCACCTCTACTTCCTGCTCCTGCGCGCCCAGATGCGTTCTCAGCAGGTCTACCGGGTGTCTTTCGCGCTGGACGCGCTCGCCGCCGCGCTCATCACCTTTACCGAGTACATGGCGTTCGTGCTGGTGCTGCCACGTTTCGGGGGCCTGGGCGGGTGGTCCCTGCCCGAGATTTCGCTGCTGTACGGGCTGGCGGAACTGGGCTTCGTGGTCATGGACCTGCTGTTCGGCGGCTTCGACGCGCCCAACCTGTCCCAGCACGTCCGCACGGGCAGTTTTTCCACCTTTCTGCTGCGGCCCGCGCCGCTGGCGCTGCAAGTGTTCGGGTCGGAC is from Deinococcus wulumuqiensis R12 and encodes:
- a CDS encoding aminodeoxychorismate components I/II; translation: MLSPADVLLRLRAAGLPGLALLESLGPVLPYARFSFLSAAPTLIQHTLPERPDTGTFFPAWLGGLKYEAAREFGLAAHPPSGAAQWWGWYPSGLVWDREAGTLEVVGEPHLDWDALLKSAPAPRPTLTVGDFGADDVDYVSGVRQIQELIRAGEVYQVNLSRGVAAPAQGDPLAAYLRLREVNPSPFMAFFDLGAEVVVSCSPERLVDWEEGSISARPIAGTRRRGDTPAEDAAFETELRGSPKEVAEHTMLVDLVRHDLGAAAAPGTVHVPDLMLVERYSHVMHLVSEVRARARPGLTLRELLAATFPGGTITGAPKARVMDAIAALEPGLRGWYTGGVGLVSGRRVDVNILIRTAGFVADGRRRMADGLESLPTWTVTVRAGGGTVIDADPAREARETVHKAQALLSVLAGVPGRPAQAGQPPVPGVPWHSPPAPARTPLRVLLLDNRDSFTWNLAHDLLALGAEVDLRSQDEEADALLASHPDAVLVGPGPGTPQTSGCTLDLTRQCLERGVPLLGVCLGHQALGEVLGGQVERAGPVHGRPERVQHGGTGLFAGIEPGAAFGRYHSLVVRGLPEELVTARSGDGEVMALAVPGKPAWGVQFHPESVLSPAGRVLLGNWLRLAREGTES
- a CDS encoding GNAT family N-acetyltransferase yields the protein MLPAHPAPAQEWTRPIEMRGRFVVLAALTTAHAARMAAAADTQTVEFLARGGPQQNTPEAWAEHIERLNAAPHRVNWAVLGPAGEVLGRISYSEARPDDRWVEVGTMLLPPGQGTFANPEAKLLLLTRAFEVLGAGRVQFKVDSRNARSLRAVEKLGAVREGTLRQYQVRPDGYARDSVVFSVLSSEWAGVKAGLERRLTPDGS
- the recR gene encoding recombination mediator RecR; this encodes MKYPPSLVSLIRELSRLPGIGPKSAQRLAFHLFEQPREDIERLASALLEAKRDLHVCPICFNITDAEKCDVCADTSRDQQTICVVEEPGDVIAIERSGEYRGLYHVLHGVLSPMNGVGPDKLHIKPLLPRVQQGMEVILATGTTVEGDATALYLQRLLEPLGADISRIAYGVPVGGSLEYTDEVTLGRALMGRQKVSRT
- a CDS encoding YbaB/EbfC family nucleoid-associated protein, whose amino-acid sequence is MDMKKLMKQMQQAQLAATKIQDDLAAQTVEGTASGLVTVTMNGHGKVQTLKIKPEAVDGDDVEALEDLILAAINDAAEKAEGLQREATAGLGIPGF
- a CDS encoding Lrp/AsnC family transcriptional regulator, which encodes MKSLAYSLDALDERILQELQQDSRLSMRELGRRIGLSAPAVTERVRRMEDAGVILGYGVRVATKPLGRSISAFIGVKDSGRNDPALIRWAKDRDGVLECHSVTGDNSCMLKVAVSDVAELEELLGELIDLGFTCDTSIVLSTPLEGKLLLPPQ
- a CDS encoding DUF937 domain-containing protein, producing the protein MMDIFNMLGGMGQAQQQVSNQLGTDPRQTESALEAAVPLLLGAMTRNAAQPGGLDALAAAVNQHDDSAILGFQQGQMPDLNEGQKILGHVFGGRQQAAANALSQRAGINPQMAMQILMMVAPLILSYLSNRSRAQGGQMGGNMGGQMGLPGGMGGQMGGLGSILGGLLGGMLGGAQPQGQPYQQTQPYQQPQSSGGAMFPGFPGGQAQPQMGGQMGQAGDLLGTLNRTLDRDGDGNALDDLIGMFGGRR
- a CDS encoding ABC transporter permease, whose protein sequence is MWGLVTNLFFGALRISILLALFDGRPQVAGLTGADAVTYVALTQTFIASFALFGWSDLMRTIHRGEVATDLLRPLPLLGFWTAQDAGRAAGQFVLRGVPMLLLFALLWDARLPADPLPTALSAVLAWACGFGYRFLVNCAAFWSPDAVGIGRFAWVLLGLGCGFLMPLRLFPDPLQAALAYTPFPHMLNTTVELWLGLKMGAEVWQALALQAGWTLALFGLCAWVLRRGLRRLEVAGG